A genomic window from Oscillospiraceae bacterium includes:
- the rpsB gene encoding 30S ribosomal protein S2 — MAVVSMKQLLEAGVHFGHQTRRWNPKMAQFIFTERNGIYIIDLQKTVKKLEEAYRFVRELSSGGETLLFVGTKKQAQEAIREEAERVSMFFVNARWLGGMLTNFKTMRRRVDRLNQIKKMQEDGTFDMLPKKEVIKLHGEIEKLEKYLGGVKEMRRLPGALFIIDPRKERNAIAEAHKLGIPVVAIVDTNCDPDEIDYPIPGNDDAIRAIRLISQTMANAVLEGRQGEQLETPEPEKKPAEQPAAAPAEKAEA, encoded by the coding sequence ATGGCAGTCGTATCCATGAAGCAGCTGCTGGAGGCCGGCGTCCACTTTGGGCACCAGACCCGGCGCTGGAACCCCAAAATGGCCCAGTTTATCTTCACCGAACGCAACGGCATCTATATCATCGACCTGCAAAAGACGGTGAAGAAACTCGAGGAGGCCTACCGCTTTGTCCGTGAACTCTCTTCCGGAGGGGAGACGCTGCTCTTTGTCGGCACCAAGAAGCAGGCGCAGGAGGCCATCCGCGAGGAGGCCGAGCGGGTGAGCATGTTCTTTGTCAATGCCCGTTGGCTGGGCGGCATGCTGACCAACTTCAAAACCATGCGCCGCCGCGTCGATCGACTCAACCAGATCAAGAAGATGCAGGAAGACGGCACCTTCGACATGTTGCCGAAAAAAGAGGTCATCAAGCTGCACGGCGAGATCGAAAAGTTGGAGAAGTACCTCGGAGGCGTCAAGGAGATGCGCCGTCTGCCCGGCGCGCTGTTCATCATCGACCCGCGCAAGGAACGCAATGCGATCGCCGAGGCGCACAAATTGGGTATCCCAGTGGTCGCTATTGTCGACACAAACTGCGATCCCGACGAGATCGACTACCCCATCCCCGGCAATGACGACGCCATCCGCGCCATCCGGCTGATTTCCCAGACCATGGCCAACGCCGTGCTGGAGGGCCGCCAGGGCGAGCAGCTCGAAACCCCCGAGCCGGAAAAGAAACCGGCCGAGCAGCCGGCCGCCGCGCCGGCGGAGAAGGCGGAGGCGTAA